DNA from Comamonas serinivorans:
TGCCTTTGCCAACGCCATGGCCACGCCCAGTACCGCCCAGCGTGAGCAGGGCGTGGCCTGCGTCTCGGCCGACGAGTTCCGGTGGGAAAAGGCCCACATCAAGAGCACCAGCCTGCTGGGCGCCGTGCTTGCGCGCGCCATCAGCCAGGAAGCCGGCGCCGCCGAAACCATCCTGTTCCGCAAAGGCCGGGACGCCGACGGCCGTCAGGCCGATCAGGGCTTCCTGAGCGAAGCGTCTGCCTGCAACGTCTGGGTGGTGAAGGATGGCGCCGTGTATGGCCCGCCCAAGGACAACCTGGTGCTGGAAGGCATCCGCTTTTCGGTGCTCGAAGCCTTGTGCGCCAAGCTGAACATTCCGCTCACGCTGCGCCGCATCGCGCAGGACGAGGTCTTCGCCGCCGACGAGCTGCTGCTGAGCTCGGCGTCGAAGGAAGTCCTGCCCGTCACCCGCCTGGACGGGCAAGCCATTGGAAACGGTGTGCCCGGCCCCATCTACCAAAGCCTCTACGCCGCCTACCAGGACATGAAGCGCGCGGCCGCCCAAGGCCAGACGCCGTGACCGACCGCGGTTCACGAAAGCCCTTCGCATGACCACATCCAGCCCGACCCCCGCCACGACAGCAGATGCCAACGCCGTTTCCAACCCCCGTGAAGAGATCCTGACCTTTCCGCAGGACTTCCCGATCAAGGTCATGGGCGCCGATGTCGACGGCTTTGTGCACGCCGTGACCACGGTGGCTCGCGAGTTCGACCCCACCTTCGACGCCAGCACCATCGAGCTGCGCCCCAGCAGCGGCGGCAAATACCTGGGCGTCACCGTGACCGTGCGCGCCACCAGCCGCGAACAGCTCGACAACCTCTACCGCGCCCTGACCAGCCACCCCATGGTCAAGGTCGTGCTCTGATGGTTGATGAAAAGGGGTATGTCCCATTTCTCGTTGAATCAAAAATGGAAATGGCAGCATACCCATGACACATTGAGATCCCATGCACATCCGTGATCTGGGGCGCGTGGCTTATGCACCCACCTTCAGCGCCATGAAGGCCCAGGTGCAGGCCCAGCCGTTCGACGAGGCCCTCTGGTTGTGCGAGCACGACCCGGTGTTCACCCTGGGCATTGCTGCCCGGGCCGAGCACGTGCTCGCGCCCGGCGACATCCCCGTGGTGCAGACCGACCGCGGTGGCCAGGTGACCTACCACGGGCCTGGCCAGGTCGTCGCCTACCCCTTGATCGACCTGCGCGCGCGGCGCTACTTCGTCAAGGAATACGTGTTCCGCCTGGAAGAGGCGCTGATCCGCACCCTGGCCGAGCTGGGCGTCACCGGCCATCGCGTGGCCGGCGCCCCCGGCATCTACGTGCGCCTGGACGACCCCTTCTCGCACGCGCCGCTGCCCCAGCGGCCCCAGCGCCAGCCGGCCCATCCCGCCCCCGCCCAAAGCGGCGAGGGCCCCCTCGGGGGGCAGCGACCCGCGTCAGCGGTGGAGCGTGGGGGCCCCGGACTCGCCAGCGCAGGGCCGCTCCCAAGCGGCGAGGGCCCCCTCGGGGGGCAGCGACCCGCGTCAGCGGTGGAGCGTGGGGG
Protein-coding regions in this window:
- a CDS encoding aminotransferase class IV → MTPVLPDLPCYLQGEYATIDQAKVSVMDRGFILGDGVYEVVPIYGSHPFCLPQHLARLGRSLATVQIPAPLGEAEWQGIIGELVARYRARPGCSEAEVPTASVYLQVTRGVALREHTIPAQVTPTVFAFANAMATPSTAQREQGVACVSADEFRWEKAHIKSTSLLGAVLARAISQEAGAAETILFRKGRDADGRQADQGFLSEASACNVWVVKDGAVYGPPKDNLVLEGIRFSVLEALCAKLNIPLTLRRIAQDEVFAADELLLSSASKEVLPVTRLDGQAIGNGVPGPIYQSLYAAYQDMKRAAAQGQTP
- a CDS encoding YbeD family protein gives rise to the protein MTTSSPTPATTADANAVSNPREEILTFPQDFPIKVMGADVDGFVHAVTTVAREFDPTFDASTIELRPSSGGKYLGVTVTVRATSREQLDNLYRALTSHPMVKVVL
- the lipB gene encoding lipoyl(octanoyl) transferase LipB, which produces MHIRDLGRVAYAPTFSAMKAQVQAQPFDEALWLCEHDPVFTLGIAARAEHVLAPGDIPVVQTDRGGQVTYHGPGQVVAYPLIDLRARRYFVKEYVFRLEEALIRTLAELGVTGHRVAGAPGIYVRLDDPFSHAPLPQRPQRQPAHPAPAQSGEGPLGGQRPASAVERGGPGLASAGPLPSGEGPLGGQRPASAVERGGPGLASAGPLPSGEGPLGGQRPASAVERGGPDFTGLGKIAALGIKVSQHHTYHGVSLNVAMDLNPFLRINPCGYAGLPTVDLSTIGVSATVAEVGQRLGTHLQALLGEPVVA